The following proteins are co-located in the Candidatus Binataceae bacterium genome:
- a CDS encoding CoA-acylating methylmalonate-semialdehyde dehydrogenase, giving the protein MDQVPHFIGGSKISGRNDRFGEVFNPATGKCTGHVRFAGTEEVDLAVAAAAKAFPAWTSTSPLHRARVLFKLKDLLERDAESLAALITSEHGKVLGDARGEVARGLEVVEFACGIPQLLKGEFSDSVGTGIDSWSLRQPLGVCAGITPFNFPAMVPMWMFPIAIACGNTFVLKPSERDPSAGVRIAELFKEAGLPDGVFNVVQGDKQAVDALLAHRGVAAVSFVGSTPTARYIYSTAAAHGKRVQALGGAKNHLIVMPDADLSQAADALTGAAYGSAGERCMAVSVAVVVGSAGDGLIDELRPRVQNLRIGPGNQPQVEMGPLVTRAHLERVRGYVDAGVREGAQLIVDGRDFRGEGCEGGFFIGGCLFDRVTPDMKIYQEEIFGPVLSVVRTANLASATRLVSDHQFGNGASIFTRDGQVAREFASRVQAGMVGINVPIPVPMAFHSFGGWKHSMFGDHAVHGMEGVRFYTKLKTITARWPAGVAIGAEFEMPTIK; this is encoded by the coding sequence ATGGATCAGGTTCCTCATTTCATTGGTGGTTCGAAAATCTCTGGCCGCAACGATCGCTTTGGGGAAGTTTTCAATCCCGCGACCGGAAAATGCACCGGCCACGTACGTTTCGCGGGAACCGAGGAAGTCGATCTTGCCGTGGCCGCCGCGGCGAAGGCTTTCCCCGCCTGGACGAGCACTTCGCCTTTGCACCGTGCCCGGGTCTTGTTCAAGCTCAAAGACCTGCTGGAACGGGACGCCGAGTCGCTCGCTGCCCTAATCACGTCGGAGCATGGCAAAGTTCTCGGCGATGCGCGCGGCGAGGTTGCGCGGGGACTCGAGGTGGTGGAATTCGCGTGCGGAATTCCGCAGCTCCTCAAGGGCGAGTTCAGCGATTCGGTGGGGACCGGAATCGATTCGTGGTCGCTGCGCCAGCCTTTGGGCGTGTGCGCCGGGATCACCCCTTTCAACTTCCCCGCGATGGTGCCGATGTGGATGTTTCCGATCGCCATCGCGTGCGGCAATACCTTCGTACTCAAACCATCGGAGCGCGATCCTTCCGCCGGGGTTCGCATCGCGGAGCTGTTCAAAGAAGCGGGTCTGCCCGACGGTGTCTTCAACGTCGTGCAGGGTGACAAGCAGGCGGTAGACGCGCTGCTTGCGCATCGCGGGGTTGCCGCGGTCAGCTTCGTTGGGTCGACCCCTACTGCTCGGTACATCTATTCGACCGCTGCCGCCCACGGTAAGCGGGTGCAGGCGCTCGGCGGCGCCAAGAACCATCTGATCGTCATGCCCGATGCCGATCTAAGCCAGGCGGCGGATGCGCTGACTGGTGCCGCCTACGGCTCGGCCGGCGAGCGCTGCATGGCGGTGTCGGTCGCGGTGGTGGTGGGTTCGGCCGGCGACGGCTTAATCGACGAGCTTCGGCCGCGGGTGCAGAATCTTCGCATCGGTCCCGGAAATCAGCCGCAGGTTGAGATGGGCCCGCTGGTGACGCGTGCACACCTGGAGCGCGTACGCGGCTACGTCGACGCGGGAGTGAGGGAAGGTGCCCAACTGATCGTCGACGGGCGCGATTTTCGCGGAGAAGGATGCGAGGGCGGATTTTTTATCGGGGGGTGCCTGTTCGATCGGGTGACCCCTGATATGAAAATCTACCAGGAAGAAATTTTCGGTCCGGTGTTGTCCGTCGTGCGCACTGCGAATCTCGCCAGCGCTACCCGCCTGGTCAGCGATCACCAGTTTGGCAACGGGGCTTCGATATTCACGCGCGACGGCCAGGTGGCGCGCGAATTTGCCAGTCGGGTGCAGGCGGGAATGGTCGGAATCAATGTGCCGATCCCGGTGCCGATGGCGTTTCACAGCTTCGGCGGCTGGAAACACTCGATGTTCGGCGACCATGCGGTGCACGGGATGGAAGGTGTGCGTTTCTACACCAAGCTCAAAACCATAACCGCGCGCTGGCCGGCCGGAGTTGCCATCGGTGCAGAATTCGAGATGCCAACCATAAAGTAG
- a CDS encoding NADH-quinone oxidoreductase subunit N: MNPFSLAAINFAWLPILPLIAVTIGAMVVLLAGVRMADDESEGLGWLALATLGVAFVLALGQVGQTGFAFGGALAVDGFSAFFQLAILITAAFTILMSLDYASDNHLAGAEYYSLLLFSTVGMMLMAAAGDLVVIFLGLETMSIAVYVLAGMRRRDPRSNEAAIKYFLLGAFSTGFLLYGIALIYGATGSIKLDVIRTALSGSMTSNSLLRLGLAMLLVGFGFKVAAVPFHMWAPDVYEGAPTPITAFMAVGVKLGAFAGFVRIFLVGFLPISGQWSSALWVLAVLTMTTGNVIAVVQTNIKRMLAYSAIAHAGYVLVGMIAASAEGGAAVLYYLLAYAFTTLGAFGIVVALERRQLAGDLIADYRGLSTRSPALAAAMAVFLLSFTGVPPLAGFMGKFYIFSAALRQGYTYLVVIAVVNSVIAAFYYISVIVAMYMEEGGVEPVRMTRRPALVAAIGLSAIATVLVGVYPAPYMTAAQNAFNSALGEAAMRAASLNQ; this comes from the coding sequence ATGAATCCTTTTAGCCTCGCCGCGATCAATTTCGCCTGGCTCCCGATACTGCCGCTCATCGCGGTCACCATTGGTGCAATGGTCGTCCTGCTGGCGGGAGTGCGTATGGCCGATGACGAGAGCGAAGGCCTGGGATGGCTTGCCCTGGCGACGCTCGGCGTCGCCTTCGTTCTGGCGCTGGGGCAGGTCGGGCAGACCGGGTTTGCTTTTGGGGGTGCGCTGGCGGTCGACGGGTTTTCTGCATTTTTCCAATTGGCCATCCTGATAACGGCGGCCTTCACGATTCTGATGTCCCTCGACTACGCCAGTGACAATCATCTCGCCGGCGCCGAGTACTACTCGCTCCTGCTGTTTTCGACGGTGGGCATGATGCTCATGGCAGCCGCGGGCGACCTGGTCGTCATCTTCCTGGGGCTGGAAACGATGTCGATTGCGGTCTACGTGCTCGCGGGAATGCGCCGCCGCGATCCGCGCTCCAACGAGGCCGCGATCAAATATTTTCTGCTGGGTGCCTTCTCGACTGGCTTTCTGCTCTATGGAATCGCGCTCATCTATGGCGCGACCGGGTCGATCAAGCTTGACGTCATTCGCACCGCGCTTTCCGGGTCGATGACCTCCAACTCGCTGCTGCGGCTGGGGTTGGCTATGTTACTGGTCGGGTTCGGCTTCAAAGTGGCGGCGGTGCCGTTCCACATGTGGGCGCCGGACGTTTACGAGGGTGCGCCGACTCCAATCACCGCGTTCATGGCAGTGGGCGTGAAATTGGGAGCGTTTGCGGGGTTCGTGCGAATTTTCCTGGTGGGCTTTCTGCCGATCAGCGGTCAATGGTCTAGCGCGCTGTGGGTCCTCGCCGTCTTGACCATGACCACCGGCAACGTCATCGCGGTGGTGCAGACGAACATCAAGCGGATGCTGGCGTACTCGGCTATCGCGCATGCCGGGTACGTGCTGGTCGGGATGATCGCGGCCAGCGCGGAGGGTGGTGCCGCGGTGCTCTATTATCTGCTGGCATACGCTTTCACGACCCTGGGAGCATTCGGAATTGTGGTCGCGCTCGAACGACGACAGCTCGCGGGAGATCTGATTGCTGACTATCGGGGGCTGTCAACCCGCTCGCCCGCGCTGGCCGCAGCGATGGCCGTGTTCCTGCTGTCGTTCACCGGGGTACCACCGCTGGCCGGCTTCATGGGCAAGTTTTACATCTTCAGCGCGGCGCTGCGGCAGGGTTACACCTATTTGGTGGTAATCGCGGTGGTTAACAGCGTGATCGCGGCTTTTTACTACATCTCGGTGATCGTCGCGATGTACATGGAGGAGGGCGGTGTGGAACCCGTGCGAATGACGCGCAGGCCCGCGCTGGTTGCGGCTATCGGTTTATCCGCGATCGCAACGGTTCTGGTCGGCGTATACCCGGCGCCCTACATGACCGCGGCGCAGAACGCGTTCAATTCAGCGTTGGGTGAAGCGGCGATGCGCGCGGCGTCGCTCAATCAGTAA
- a CDS encoding ATP-binding cassette domain-containing protein — protein sequence MPQILVENLSKTYRVSDRRPGVWGAVQGLFARRYRLVHALKHISFSLERGELLGFIGPNGAGKSTTIKILSGILEPLSGRCEIDGLTQWRDRIRHVARIGVVFGQRTQLWWDLPVIDGFDLLRDIYRVPESEYRSTRDEMISLMRLERLLDQPVRQLSLGQRMRCEIAAAMLHRPALLFLDEPTIGLDAPSKLAVREFVKTLNRKQGVTVILTTHDMHDIEALAERVIVIGNGVILADKPFALLRAEVLTERRLFADFVGAAPALDIPGAVVRNRDGNSIELSFDPAVISVPQLIESISSMYELADVHVEQPQIEEVIARFYHLHGASEA from the coding sequence ATGCCGCAGATTCTCGTAGAAAATCTGTCGAAGACCTACCGCGTATCTGACCGCCGGCCGGGAGTCTGGGGCGCGGTGCAAGGTCTGTTCGCGCGCCGCTATCGCCTGGTCCACGCGCTCAAGCACATCAGCTTTTCGCTGGAGCGCGGCGAACTGCTGGGCTTTATCGGCCCCAACGGTGCGGGCAAATCAACCACGATCAAGATCCTCTCCGGCATCCTGGAGCCGCTGTCCGGCCGCTGCGAAATAGACGGGCTCACCCAGTGGCGCGATCGGATCCGGCACGTCGCGCGCATTGGCGTGGTGTTTGGCCAGCGCACCCAGCTGTGGTGGGACTTGCCGGTGATCGACGGGTTCGACCTGCTGCGCGACATCTACCGCGTTCCCGAGAGCGAGTACCGCAGCACCCGCGATGAGATGATTTCCCTGATGCGCCTGGAGCGGCTGCTCGACCAACCGGTTCGGCAGTTGTCCTTGGGCCAGCGCATGCGCTGCGAGATCGCCGCCGCGATGCTGCATCGTCCTGCGCTCCTGTTCCTTGATGAGCCGACGATCGGTCTGGATGCACCATCAAAGCTGGCAGTACGCGAATTCGTGAAAACGCTGAATCGCAAGCAGGGCGTGACAGTCATTCTCACCACCCACGACATGCACGACATTGAGGCCCTGGCCGAGCGCGTAATCGTGATCGGCAACGGCGTCATCTTGGCCGATAAGCCTTTCGCGCTGCTGCGAGCCGAGGTGCTCACCGAGCGACGACTGTTCGCGGATTTTGTGGGCGCGGCCCCGGCACTGGATATTCCGGGGGCGGTGGTGCGCAATCGCGACGGCAATTCGATCGAGCTGTCATTCGATCCCGCCGTCATCTCGGTGCCGCAGCTAATCGAGAGTATCAGCTCCATGTACGAACTGGCCGACGTCCACGTCGAGCAGCCGCAAATCGAAGAAGTGATCGCGCGCTTTTACCACCTTCACGGCGCCAGCGAGGCCTGA
- a CDS encoding amino acid permease, which produces MEQAAARVGPTEAVLRPGLGLFDSITLVAGSMIGSGIFIVAADIVRQVGSPAALLATWIVAGLMTIAGALAYGELAAMMPQAGGQYVYLREAYGGLWAFLFGWTLLLITQTGTIAAVAVAFARFLDVLWPVLGTRVWLGVGTVGFSGERVGAIMVIVVLTLANLRGLNLGRLVQNSFTTAKILALVMIVLVGCLLFPNPAALRANFGSAHGFFFQDVPQTHFLPVFGAAMVGALFSADAWASVTFAASEIRNPRRNLPRALALGSGVVILLYVLTNLGYLFQLPAAGVAHGPDVFARGIAHAASDRVASAAMEVVWGAAGASLTAILVMISAFGCANGLILTGARVIYAMAEDGVFFAAARRLNAANVPAFALIAQGAWAALLALSGTYSELLDYVIFAALFFYVLTVGAVFRLRKTRPDVPRPYRAWGYPFVPAAYMIAAAAMMIDLLVMKPRFSWPGVIIVLSGVPIYLVTRRRTSVASARGRG; this is translated from the coding sequence ATGGAGCAAGCGGCGGCTAGAGTTGGGCCGACGGAAGCGGTGCTCAGGCCGGGCCTTGGGCTATTCGATTCAATAACCCTTGTCGCCGGCTCGATGATTGGCTCCGGCATCTTCATTGTGGCGGCGGATATCGTGCGGCAGGTTGGCTCCCCCGCAGCGCTGCTGGCGACCTGGATCGTCGCGGGACTGATGACGATCGCTGGTGCACTGGCATATGGAGAGTTGGCCGCCATGATGCCCCAGGCGGGCGGTCAGTACGTCTACTTGCGCGAAGCATACGGCGGCCTGTGGGCTTTTCTGTTCGGCTGGACACTGCTGTTGATCACCCAGACCGGAACGATCGCAGCAGTTGCGGTAGCGTTTGCACGCTTTCTTGATGTCCTGTGGCCGGTACTCGGTACGCGGGTCTGGTTAGGCGTCGGCACTGTCGGATTTTCCGGCGAACGCGTGGGCGCGATCATGGTGATCGTGGTCCTCACCTTGGCGAATTTGCGCGGGTTGAATCTGGGGCGCCTGGTGCAGAACTCGTTCACCACCGCAAAGATTCTTGCGCTGGTGATGATTGTGCTGGTCGGATGCTTGCTGTTTCCGAATCCGGCCGCGCTGCGCGCCAACTTCGGGAGCGCACACGGATTTTTTTTCCAGGACGTGCCGCAGACCCACTTTCTGCCGGTGTTCGGAGCTGCGATGGTGGGAGCGCTGTTCTCGGCCGATGCGTGGGCGTCGGTGACTTTCGCCGCGTCGGAAATCCGCAATCCGCGCCGCAATTTGCCGCGCGCGCTCGCCCTCGGCAGCGGCGTGGTCATCCTCCTGTACGTGCTGACCAACCTCGGATACCTGTTCCAGCTTCCGGCGGCGGGAGTCGCTCATGGTCCCGACGTCTTCGCGCGCGGAATCGCGCACGCCGCTAGCGACCGCGTGGCTTCGGCCGCCATGGAAGTAGTATGGGGCGCCGCAGGCGCATCGCTCACCGCGATCCTCGTCATGATCTCCGCGTTCGGATGCGCCAACGGCCTGATCCTGACCGGGGCACGGGTCATTTATGCGATGGCGGAGGACGGCGTATTCTTTGCCGCCGCACGGCGTCTGAATGCCGCGAACGTCCCCGCGTTTGCGCTGATCGCTCAGGGAGCGTGGGCCGCACTACTGGCGCTGAGCGGCACTTATTCCGAGCTGCTGGATTACGTAATTTTTGCGGCCCTCTTCTTCTACGTGCTCACGGTGGGCGCGGTGTTCCGGCTGCGGAAAACCCGCCCCGATGTTCCGCGCCCTTATCGAGCGTGGGGATATCCTTTTGTACCCGCGGCATACATGATTGCCGCAGCGGCAATGATGATCGACCTGCTGGTGATGAAACCGCGGTTCTCGTGGCCCGGGGTGATCATCGTGTTGAGCGGAGTGCCCATTTACCTGGTGACTCGCCGGCGGACTTCGGTTGCCTCGGCGCGAGGCCGAGGTTAG
- a CDS encoding RidA family protein: MAQLVRISSGAPWEPVAAYSRAVKAGEFVAVSGTTAIDERGLVVGGGQMYVQARQALLNIRAALHRLGLSMQDVVRTRMFVTDISRFTEVARAHHEFFAEAPPASTMVEVSGLVHPAMLIEIEADAYRGFAPAPKAPDRSKPKITGKKKSPSKSKRRR, encoded by the coding sequence ATGGCGCAACTTGTGCGCATTTCCAGCGGCGCACCGTGGGAACCGGTCGCTGCTTATTCGCGAGCCGTCAAAGCCGGCGAGTTCGTCGCGGTATCGGGTACCACTGCCATCGATGAGCGGGGCCTGGTGGTCGGCGGTGGCCAGATGTACGTACAAGCACGTCAGGCGCTGCTCAACATCCGCGCGGCGCTCCACAGATTGGGGCTCTCGATGCAGGATGTGGTTCGCACCCGGATGTTTGTTACCGACATCTCGCGCTTCACCGAGGTGGCCCGCGCGCATCATGAGTTCTTCGCCGAGGCGCCGCCTGCCTCGACGATGGTGGAAGTAAGCGGACTGGTCCACCCGGCGATGCTCATCGAGATCGAAGCGGATGCCTATCGCGGTTTCGCGCCCGCACCCAAGGCGCCAGACAGATCGAAGCCCAAGATCACTGGAAAGAAAAAATCCCCCTCCAAATCGAAGCGCCGCAGATAA
- a CDS encoding ABC-2 family transporter protein, producing the protein MNGIRLYWRFLAASVRAQMQFPGSFLMLLISQALATSAEFVGIWALFRHFGQIKGWTFPEVAVFYAVINMSFSITEVTVRGFDIFGPQFVKTGNFDRLLLRPRSTPLQLLGHECRLTRFDRFVQGAVVLVVAAHFVHLDLSIATITLLLATIAGGVALFAGIMILQATLSFWTIESLEVANTLTYGGVEASQYPLDVYVGWFRKLLIFVVPLACVSYFPVVRILGRPDSLGAPAWLG; encoded by the coding sequence GTGAACGGTATCCGCCTCTACTGGCGCTTCCTGGCCGCCTCGGTGCGCGCGCAGATGCAGTTCCCGGGGTCGTTCCTGATGCTGTTGATTTCGCAGGCGCTGGCGACCTCGGCCGAATTCGTCGGCATCTGGGCCTTGTTCCGACACTTCGGGCAAATCAAGGGATGGACCTTTCCCGAAGTCGCGGTGTTCTACGCGGTGATCAATATGTCGTTCTCAATTACGGAAGTGACGGTGCGGGGCTTCGACATCTTTGGCCCCCAATTCGTGAAGACCGGCAACTTTGATCGACTGCTGCTGCGGCCGCGGAGCACGCCGCTGCAATTGCTCGGGCATGAATGCCGCCTGACTCGCTTCGACAGATTTGTGCAGGGCGCCGTGGTGCTGGTGGTCGCTGCGCACTTTGTACACCTCGATCTCAGCATCGCGACCATCACGCTCCTGCTCGCGACCATCGCGGGCGGGGTTGCGCTCTTCGCCGGAATCATGATCCTGCAGGCGACGCTTTCGTTCTGGACCATCGAGAGCTTGGAGGTTGCCAACACCCTCACCTATGGCGGAGTGGAGGCGTCGCAGTATCCGCTCGATGTCTACGTGGGCTGGTTTCGCAAATTGTTGATTTTCGTGGTCCCGCTCGCCTGCGTGAGTTATTTCCCGGTAGTGCGAATACTCGGCCGCCCCGATTCGCTAGGTGCGCCCGCATGGCTGGG